In Argopecten irradians isolate NY chromosome 11, Ai_NY, whole genome shotgun sequence, one DNA window encodes the following:
- the LOC138335632 gene encoding polycomb group RING finger protein 3-like, which yields MDMEVDNTDDTSFKDVSKVSEAPNDSTEDLDTSETCNQSTDSKDMLVPHNKTSEDHSTSDTSLPMPEESPISTVSNSQEPLPPAKVASLRDQLSLLPESPSRRKEPINVQIRDINPYITCGLCGGYLYEASTITECMHSFCKTCIVRHTERHLNCPTCDAAIHPTDPFVHIRNDSTIQDIVYRLLPSIAEEEQRREKLFYEEHERLTGVQITPKLTLPPPPPRTPPPNSIPPMPVKPPTRKAESQKQRNLGNFKSQCVSLFLEYIGDLDEFGDQLTLAKNFLRVTGKATIGNLISFIRKKLYLTTHCNVDIFLTHESDTTLMTTDNKLQNIREEYYQGQDCIVELQYRVSTNLDDYS from the exons ATGGACATGGAAGTTGACAACACTGATGACACATCATTCAAAGATGTGTCCAAAGTCAGTGAAGCCCCTAATGATTCCACAGAAGACTTAGACACTTCCGAAACATGTAACCAATCAACTGATTCTAAAGACATGTTGGTTCCACATAATAAG ACAAGTGAGGACCATTCTACAAGTGATACCAGTTTACCAATGCCAGAAGAAAGTCCTATATCAACAGTTTCAAATTCACAAGAGCCATTACCACCAGCAAAAGTTGCTTCCTTGCGGGATCAG CTATCACTTTTACCTGAAAGTCCTAGTCGGAGAAAAGAACCAATAAATGTGCAGATTCGTGATATAAATCCATACATTACCTGTGGTCTGTGTGGAGGATACCTGTATGAAGCATCAACTATCACAGAGTGCATGCATTCAT TTTGTAAAACCTGTATTGTACGTCACACAGAGAGACATTTGAACTGCCCAACATGTGATGCAGCTATCCATCCAACAGATCCTTTTGTCCATATAAG AAATGACAGTACGATTCAAGATATTGTGTATAGATTATTGCCAAGTATTGCTGAAG agGAACAACGTAGAGAGAAATTGTTTTATGAAGAACATGAAAGATTAACAGGAG tACAAATAACCCCAAAACTAACCCTGCCCCCACCCCCACCGCGGACACCGCCTCCAAACTCCATTCCTCCGATGCCTGTCAAGCCACCAACAAGAAAGGCAGAATCTCAAAAACAACGTAACCTTGGAAACTTTAAGTCACAGTGTGTATCGCTGTTCCTCGAATACATTGg GGATTTGGATGAGTTTGGTGACCAG CTTACCTTGGCGAAAAACTTTCTTCGAGTGACAGGCAAAGCGACCATAGGGAATTTAATTAGTTTTATAAGGAAAAAACTTTATCTCACAACTCACTGCAAT GTTGACATTTTCCTAACACATGAATCGGACACAACGTTGATGACAACAGACAACAAACTACAAAACATCAGAGAGGAATATTATCAAGGACAG GACTGTATTGTAGAGCTACAGTACCGAGTGAGTACCAATCTGGACGACTATAGCTAG
- the LOC138335297 gene encoding nucleolar protein 56-like encodes MQFCSLIFQGVQVLFALYEHASGYALFRVKEFEEVGMQIPQVEQSVTDPSKFQSIVQLVAFSPFKSGTNALDNINSISEGLLHDDLKLFLETHVPKPGKKEKVVVGVADSKIGAAITEELGFKTNHIGVVPEVLRGIRVHFSRMVKGLNEKSESKAQLGLGHSYSRAKVKFNVNRQDNMIIQSISLLDQLDKNINTFSMRIREWYSYHFPELVKIVNDNYMFAKVARYIGNRKEFDDDKLEGLEEIVMDSGKASAILDASRSSMGMDISPIDLLNIETFATKVISLTEYRMSLAQYLHSKMSQVAPNLATLIGEQVGARLIAHAGSLTNLAKYPASTVQILGAEKALFRALKSKGNTPKYGLIFHSTFIGRAGTQNKGRISRYLANKCSIASRIDCFSEYPTSVFGDHLRQQVEDRLKFYETGDAPSKNVDVMKLAVEEASEVQKHLAKKEKKKK; translated from the exons ATGCAATTTTGTTCTTTAATTTTTCAGGGAGTTCAAGTGCTCTTTGCTCTGTATGAGCATGCCTCAGGGTATGCGTTATTCAGGGTCAAAGAGTTTGAAGAGGTGGGCATGCAAATTCCCCAAGTTGAACAAAGCGTTACAGACCCAAGTAAATTCCAATCCATTGTCCAATTAGTAGCATTTTCTCCTTTTAAAAGTGGAACAAATGCCCTCGACAACATCAACAGCATCTCAGAAG gtCTGCTGCATGATGACCTCAAATTGTTCCTCGAAACACATGTCCCTAAGCCTGGTAAAAAAGAGAAAGTTGTGGTTGGAGTGGCAGACTCAAAGATTGGTGCCGCCATAACAGAAGAGCTAGGGTTCAAGACCAACCACATAGGCGTAGTACCTGAAGTATTGAGAG GAATCCGGGTGCACTTCAGTAGAATGGTCAAGGGGCTAAATGAGAAGTCAGAAAGTAAGGCACAATTGGGACTTGGTCACAGCTACTCAAGAGCCAAGGTCAAATTCAATGTCAACCGACAGGACAACATGATCATACAGAGTATCAGCTTACTGGATCAGCTGGACAAAAACATCAACACATTTTCCATGAGGATCAG AGAATGGTACTCATACCACTTCCCAGAATTGGTGAAGATTGTCAATGACAACTACATGTTTGCCAAGGTAGCTCGATACATAGGGAACAGGAAAGAGTTTGATGATGACAAACTGGAAGGCCTAGAGGAGATTGTCATGGACAGTGGCAAGGCTTCAGCCATTCTGGACGCTTCAAGGTCATCCATGG GAATGGACATCTCACCCATTGACTTGTTAAACATTGAGACGTTTGCCaccaaagttatctcccttactgaATACCGGATGAGCCTAGCCCAGTACCTCCACAGTAAAATGAGCCAGGTAGCTCCAAACCTTGCCACACTGATCGGTGAACAG GTTGGAGCCCGTTTGATAGCTCATGCAGGATCCTTAACAAACCTCGCCAAGTATCCAGCCTCCACAGTACAGATCCTTGGTGCAGAGAAAGCACTATTCAg AGCTCTGAAGAGCAAAGGAAATACACCCAAATATGGACTGATATTCCACTCAACATTCATCGGTCGTGCTGGCACACAGAACAAGGGACGTATTTCACGTTATTTGGCCAACAAGTGTTCCATTGCCTCCAGGATTGACTGCTTCTCAG AGTATCCTACTTCCGTGTTCGGGGACCATCTCAGACAGCAGGTAGAGGACCGACTCAAGTTCTACGAGACTGGTGATGCACCTTCCAAAAATGTGGATGTCATGAAGCTGGCAGTAGAAGAG